The region AGCCACTGGCAGCGAAAGCGGGGTGTTTTCCCACGCGACCTTTAATCGCAGGCTCATACCGCATAGCTGAATCCGATAACTCCGATGGGAATAAGGAAGTTGTCTATTTCCTTCGGGCTAACTGCTTCGACCAGCGTCGCTATCGCACCCAGTGCCATTAAACGCGCAAAGTTCAATTCCTGTGGAATGACCACCCAGACAAAAAAAGCAGCGCCAATGATACCTGCCACAAGCATCGTCAGACTTCCTTCTATGCTCTTCTGACTGAGCAGATGATACTTCAGTTTCCCCATTCGCGTGCCAATTACTGGTGCCAGTCCATCGCCAAAAGTTAGGAAACCCATTGCCGCCACCCCCGCAAAGGTTTTGTAGAACACAGTAGCGCAGATGATTGAAACGATGACGAAGTAAAACGGTCCTTTTAGTAACTCAGTGCGGTCACCTGTGCGGGTCATAATCTTTACCGCTTCATCGTTTTCATCTGCAAAAAAGCCCTTCTGAATTAAGAGGAAGAACCAAATCACTAAAATTGTAATGTTGAGATACTTCGACCAATGTGAATCATCAAGCAGGGCTAAGAATAGCACAAGGCAACCTGCGCCAATGTGCGTGATTTTTCGGCTCAAATCAGGTGCCAGCCCCAGCCGCACTACGCAAAAATTTAACAGCGCAACTAAACTGAACACATACACAACCATTATGGCGGAAATGAGCACGTTGTTCCAAAATGGGGAGAGTCCGAAAAGCGCCAGAAGTGCTGTCATTCTCATTGTCTGTTTCGTTGCAGTTGATAGAAATGTTCTAAGCACGCCGTCAGAGGTGTGCCTACGTGCGTTTGCATCTTGCTATCCGACCGGCTTTTGTGCAATCAGCAGTGATGCAATTACCACATTCAAGACATAGAGACCGTTGTTCACAACGAGGTAACGCAGGTATGCACGGTGGGCTTTAGTGTCGCTTTGCCCCACTACGTTTTTCAAGCCAGTTTGTTGAATTGCCACATCTAAGGCATGCGCACCGTCCTCAGGGTCAAGGTAGAGCAAGACCTGCATCGCCATAATGATTAGGAGCGAGACCAGCGAGAAATAAAACATCACCTCGAAGCCCCAGCTATGCATCAGATACACAAACCATATTAGCGGCACATCAATGATAAGGAATGAAACAAGGTAGGTATTGCGCACGCCAATCATTACTGGCAAAGACTTCAGCCCCTTAGCTTTGTCACCCTCTATCGACTTGAAGTCGTTAAGAAAGATCAGCCCGATTGCTACGAGCGCATTGATAATACCCATTGCCAGCACCTCTGGGCGCAAGTCTGCATAGACGATATTGCCTGCAATCCATGTTACCAAGCTGTAGCTAATACCGACTGCCGGTGCAGAGAGCAGCACATTTGATTTAAGTTTAATAGGCGGCGCCGAATAGATGTAGCCTAAAATCAAGCCAAAGGCGGTCAGCCCTAACAGAATGAGTGCCCGCTCTTGCTCTAAAGTGCTGCTAAGCAAGACACTGACTCCGATAGCTAGCAGCCCTACCAAAATCCAGTTCCAACGTGCTTCTTGCGGACTGAGTCGTCCAGATGGAATCGGGCGTGTGGGTTCATTGATGCGGTCAAGTTCACGGTCGAAGTAATCGTTCACCGATTGTGAATAGCCTGTTCCTAAGGGGCCAAAGAGTAAGGTTAGCAATCCAAACTTGCCGAGGCTTTCTAGACTCCACGTCAATCCACCTGATGCAATCGCTCCGCACACAATCCCCTGCAACACACCCAGCCACGTAATTGGGTCAAGTAGCTCAATGTGTGCCTTGAGTTTCTCTAAGAGCGGAATGTTTGCTGGTCGAGCCTCGGTCATTGTTCGAGCAAGCGGAATAGTTTTCTTTCTTCTCCGCTTAATGTGCGGTTTTGCGCAAAGTTACGCAATCTGCTATGCAATCAAAATTGCTTTCTCGAGAAAGAAAACTTCCCGTTTGTCTCGATTGGGTCAGACCTACCTTCGCGTCAGTGCGGCGCCAGATTATGTTACATGTGATAACAACAGTGCACCAATGAACACTGCATGCCTGCTCGAGTCCCTCATCCTGACTCTGACACAGTCGAGCCACTCTTCTCTCTCTGCAAGGGAAGAAGCATCGGGGAGAGATAAAAATGCAGGTATCGCTCAATGCGATATCACATCACTCAAGGAAAAGCGCAGGTTTGAGACTACTCCTGAACGTTTCGGCAGCTCAATTGACTTTCCGTTCAGCCAGACCTCTGCTACCTCAGCCTTGCCTAACGTAAGTTTCACAAGGCTGTCAGCCTCAAACTGTGAGCTCTCGTTTGCACGCAGGTAAGCTTCTTGCATCTTACGCTCGTCCGCCACTACACCGACCCAACAATCGGATTTGGCGCGCACAACCAGCGTGAGCTTTCGCGGACTTGCAGTTGACAATCCCGACGCCTGCGTTGCAGGTAAAGAGACTGCATCTACTGTTGGGAGTGGCAGCGTCGGCTTAGACTTAGGTGAATTCGTTATCGCCTCAACCTTGCTGACAGATGATACCCACCCTTTGACTGTGCGTACCACTTTCGCTTCTTCTGGCGATGTACAAGTATAGATGCCTATTCCAAGACTCATCAATACCAGCGTGCCACTAGCTACCATCAGTCGCGAAGGTGACAGGAAGCGAGCAAGCCACTCAAGACGCGTCGTAGAGGGAGGCGCGGGCGTCTGCTCTGCCGCAGCTGCTTGCCTTGCCGCATAATGCGCTTCAAGCGCTGCCAAATAAAGATTCACTGTATCTACCGACAGCCCTAAACACTCTGCATACTTGCGAACAATTTGGCGCACATAGAACGAGGGCAGAAAGTCGTAGCAACCACTTTCCAGCTTTTGAAGATGCTCTACCTGAATTTTGGTGCGCTGGCTAATGTCGTGGAGGGAGAGTTGTTGTTCAGTGCGTGCGTCTGCCAGTTCTCTGGCAAGGTTAAGGTGCTCCATATCTTGACTTTATCCCCCTTCCGCGGTGTTGTGTTGTTGCTTGGTGATTTGGCATGAAGATGCTTCACGGCGTTGCCGAAGGTAAGCAGAAAAAAGGTATCAGTCAAGAGTTTAATAAAAATTTAACATTAGGAAAATCTTAGTCGCATTTTCAAGATACAACTCGTTGCGCGGTTTGCACCATAGATTGTAGCGACGCTATGCAAAGTAAGAATCATTTCTGCATAACTATCCTGTAATAGACTCAGAATTGCAGACGGAGTAATACACGTGGCTCAATGCGCTGTACAGGCTCATATCGCACAATAGCATTGTTACTACTGCGCACTGGAAGAAACGTCCATTGATAGACGAGCGACAGCAAGAGATAGGGATAGGGCGAGTAGCCGAACTCTACTTGCGCTAGACTGCGTTCATCGAGCGTAAAGAGGTCAGTTTCTGCACCAATGTCGCGCTTAAAGTAGTCTGCACGCAGCACAATAGCAGGAATGAGGTCTT is a window of Chloroherpetonaceae bacterium DNA encoding:
- a CDS encoding phosphatidate cytidylyltransferase, whose protein sequence is MTALLALFGLSPFWNNVLISAIMVVYVFSLVALLNFCVVRLGLAPDLSRKITHIGAGCLVLFLALLDDSHWSKYLNITILVIWFFLLIQKGFFADENDEAVKIMTRTGDRTELLKGPFYFVIVSIICATVFYKTFAGVAAMGFLTFGDGLAPVIGTRMGKLKYHLLSQKSIEGSLTMLVAGIIGAAFFVWVVIPQELNFARLMALGAIATLVEAVSPKEIDNFLIPIGVIGFSYAV
- a CDS encoding UbiA family prenyltransferase, producing the protein MTEARPANIPLLEKLKAHIELLDPITWLGVLQGIVCGAIASGGLTWSLESLGKFGLLTLLFGPLGTGYSQSVNDYFDRELDRINEPTRPIPSGRLSPQEARWNWILVGLLAIGVSVLLSSTLEQERALILLGLTAFGLILGYIYSAPPIKLKSNVLLSAPAVGISYSLVTWIAGNIVYADLRPEVLAMGIINALVAIGLIFLNDFKSIEGDKAKGLKSLPVMIGVRNTYLVSFLIIDVPLIWFVYLMHSWGFEVMFYFSLVSLLIIMAMQVLLYLDPEDGAHALDVAIQQTGLKNVVGQSDTKAHRAYLRYLVVNNGLYVLNVVIASLLIAQKPVG
- a CDS encoding helix-turn-helix domain-containing protein, with the protein product MEHLNLARELADARTEQQLSLHDISQRTKIQVEHLQKLESGCYDFLPSFYVRQIVRKYAECLGLSVDTVNLYLAALEAHYAARQAAAAEQTPAPPSTTRLEWLARFLSPSRLMVASGTLVLMSLGIGIYTCTSPEEAKVVRTVKGWVSSVSKVEAITNSPKSKPTLPLPTVDAVSLPATQASGLSTASPRKLTLVVRAKSDCWVGVVADERKMQEAYLRANESSQFEADSLVKLTLGKAEVAEVWLNGKSIELPKRSGVVSNLRFSLSDVISH